One Bacteriovorax sp. PP10 DNA window includes the following coding sequences:
- a CDS encoding NADAR family protein: MKFILIILLTLASTISCAQLGPTAPVEYNEDILDFYSVKDAYGEFSNFALYPIVIDQVKWPTSEHYYQAHKYTDPELMEKVRLAPTPMAAALMGRDPNIPKRADWDQYKDVAMEVAVRAKFNQYEELRILLKSTKESQIFEHTKNDCYWGDCGDRTGKNKLGLLLMKLRSEL; encoded by the coding sequence ATGAAATTCATTTTAATCATACTTTTGACTCTGGCCTCTACTATTTCTTGTGCTCAACTAGGGCCGACAGCACCAGTTGAATACAATGAAGACATTCTGGATTTTTATTCAGTCAAAGATGCTTACGGTGAATTTTCAAACTTCGCGCTTTATCCAATTGTCATTGATCAAGTGAAGTGGCCTACAAGTGAGCATTATTATCAGGCCCACAAATACACTGATCCTGAATTAATGGAAAAGGTGAGACTTGCTCCAACTCCGATGGCCGCAGCTTTAATGGGCCGCGATCCAAATATTCCCAAGAGAGCAGATTGGGATCAATACAAAGACGTAGCAATGGAAGTGGCCGTGAGAGCAAAGTTTAATCAATATGAAGAGCTGCGAATTTTATTGAAATCGACAAAAGAATCGCAAATTTTCGAGCATACAAAAAATGATTGTTACTGGGGAGATTGTGGAGACCGCACTGGTAAAAACAAGCTTGGTCTCCTGCTGATGAAACTTAGATCAGAGCTATAA
- a CDS encoding efflux RND transporter periplasmic adaptor subunit, producing the protein MNKKYLIIALVVLLIGGIGFYSYKKNQKPKITYSEYKVETGDIAISILSTGTVKPKNRLEIKAPVAGRIEQVLIKEGSVVRKGQILAWMSSTERAAMLDAARAKGTEEYKKWSELYLATPVLAPINGTIILKSVEPGQTFTNTDAIFTMSDVLTVQALVDETDIAQIKMNSSASIVLDAYPKSPISAHVDKLAFDSTTTNNVTTYAIEVRPDKTPEFMRSGMTANVTFSVQSKKGILIIPSEAVKVVDGKSIVLTKSEKGPVEVSITTGISDGKKTEVLEGLDPNDTILIQDYSLGDAASTSSNPFSPKFPKGRKGTGGGGPR; encoded by the coding sequence ATGAATAAAAAATATCTTATTATTGCTCTTGTGGTTTTACTCATTGGTGGGATTGGATTCTACTCATATAAGAAAAACCAAAAACCAAAGATCACTTATAGTGAATATAAAGTTGAAACTGGCGACATCGCCATTAGCATTCTTTCTACTGGTACTGTTAAACCCAAAAACCGTTTAGAGATTAAAGCTCCGGTTGCCGGAAGAATTGAACAAGTTCTTATTAAAGAAGGCTCGGTTGTTAGAAAAGGCCAAATCCTTGCGTGGATGAGTTCAACGGAGAGAGCAGCGATGCTTGATGCTGCCAGAGCAAAAGGCACAGAGGAATATAAAAAATGGTCTGAACTTTATCTGGCCACTCCCGTCCTTGCTCCTATCAATGGGACAATTATTTTAAAAAGTGTTGAGCCGGGACAAACGTTCACTAATACAGATGCTATTTTTACCATGTCAGATGTTCTTACAGTTCAGGCGCTGGTTGATGAAACTGATATCGCCCAAATTAAAATGAACAGTAGTGCTTCTATTGTGCTGGATGCTTATCCTAAATCTCCTATTTCTGCTCATGTGGATAAACTAGCTTTTGATTCCACAACTACAAATAATGTTACGACTTATGCTATTGAAGTACGCCCTGATAAAACTCCGGAGTTTATGAGAAGTGGTATGACGGCCAACGTGACTTTTTCTGTTCAATCGAAAAAAGGCATCCTGATTATTCCAAGTGAAGCTGTAAAAGTTGTTGATGGAAAATCAATTGTCTTAACTAAAAGTGAAAAAGGGCCGGTAGAAGTTTCAATCACGACAGGAATTTCTGACGGTAAAAAAACTGAAGTTCTAGAAGGGCTTGATCCCAACGATACGATCTTAATCCAGGACTACTCTCTTGGAGATGCGGCCTCGACTTCAAGCAATCCATTTAGTCCAAAATTTCCGAAAGGAAGAAAAGGCACTGGCGGCGGCGGACCAAGATAG
- a CDS encoding TIGR02147 family protein has product MKTTIRQRIQAELDKRKLQNSSYSLRALARDLNLNHSLLSRIIASKIQMTPKIFERIAEPLKLTPEELLLFQNEIKHRKKIQSKEKVVTANFRTLEIEEFKIVQDWYNFAILEMVKLDGFQPTPEWISKKLNISVDEASLALERLVTLKLLQKKSNGTYEKVSSHLSVMHPSFTADAMKERQKAVLFKAIHALENLPIDLRDNSSMTLSIDSSMLPEIKEKIKKMRRSLANNITDKSKKRDQVYELSISFFPWTTTDEQTIN; this is encoded by the coding sequence ATGAAGACAACGATCAGGCAAAGAATTCAAGCTGAACTCGATAAAAGAAAATTACAAAATAGTTCTTATTCTTTACGAGCATTAGCAAGAGACTTAAACTTAAATCATTCACTTCTATCTCGAATCATTGCATCTAAGATTCAGATGACTCCCAAAATTTTCGAAAGAATCGCTGAACCTTTGAAACTAACTCCAGAAGAACTGCTTTTATTTCAAAATGAAATCAAACACAGAAAAAAAATTCAAAGCAAAGAGAAAGTTGTTACTGCAAACTTCAGGACACTAGAGATTGAAGAATTCAAGATTGTACAAGATTGGTATAATTTTGCGATTTTAGAAATGGTAAAGCTAGATGGTTTTCAACCAACACCTGAATGGATCTCTAAAAAATTAAACATTAGTGTTGATGAAGCTTCTCTGGCCCTTGAAAGGCTTGTTACATTAAAGCTGTTACAAAAAAAATCTAATGGTACTTACGAAAAAGTTTCATCTCATCTAAGTGTCATGCATCCAAGTTTTACGGCAGATGCGATGAAAGAAAGACAAAAGGCCGTTTTGTTTAAGGCCATTCATGCTTTAGAAAATCTCCCTATAGATTTAAGAGATAATAGCAGCATGACTTTGAGTATTGATTCTTCAATGCTTCCTGAAATAAAAGAAAAAATAAAAAAAATGCGTCGTAGTCTTGCTAACAACATTACTGATAAAAGTAAAAAAAGAGATCAAGTTTATGAATTATCAATTTCCTTTTTCCCATGGACAACAACAGATGAACAAACTATTAACTGA
- a CDS encoding phospholipase D-like domain-containing protein produces MHLNKLIIAALLLSSCATPTNSNREVASKTTQPLIQTLPKLTTDNGELLAGLKKALKNRTKGKSDAELTAAAVKLRDYLLFLGLSARDLVKSESSTEVDLVEKKVPLKVKGINGDDDDTGGEDTEEKTPSNLKAIQRLFIASTQFLDCPVMTDWECLEKSPVFPPTADFRIEKSDVTTAVNAGSALDMDVFFTEGWDGSPRGMVSERFAEKINKDSTKSLSLAMYGIDDIDASMSNVYQAIINRSKTKAKVRAVVDVMGFERGATPWVFNYVDQPQLESEWLFGQSANPENADGMHMTFQYDGTPSFIREMNAGITNQDQSRVRLEWSTARIMHNKFAVMENSKGQKSVWTGTANISKNCMGVEANANMSVYIRNDAIATAYLDQFNLMFDFDKTIEVKSKQVRPASAEEPSLVGRFHRAKYPVNKRYFTFDDGTKLRVHFAPTDDAEHRSIIPMLMSARKGDQIRISMFGGTGYELVRAMQYAAAKGADVKIAFDRRLGHGLTSWIRDSVLNVNMENPYANKFENVGVTPGKISYRVSTWTGKNHYKAGTLTRRLGNGKMLPEQIIVGSQNWSSGGNDFNDENLISIQNLNYGVKAAEMFNTEFDTRLWVNSKEEAYRPAKTIY; encoded by the coding sequence ATGCATTTGAACAAACTCATTATAGCAGCATTGCTATTATCGTCGTGCGCGACACCAACGAACTCCAATCGCGAGGTGGCATCAAAAACCACTCAGCCTCTTATTCAAACACTGCCCAAACTTACAACTGATAACGGCGAACTCCTGGCCGGATTAAAAAAAGCATTAAAAAATAGAACGAAAGGAAAATCAGATGCAGAGTTAACGGCCGCAGCTGTCAAACTTCGCGACTACCTACTCTTCTTAGGATTGAGTGCACGCGACTTAGTAAAATCAGAATCATCTACTGAAGTGGATCTCGTTGAAAAGAAAGTTCCATTGAAAGTTAAAGGCATCAATGGTGACGATGATGATACAGGTGGAGAAGACACTGAAGAAAAAACGCCATCAAATTTAAAAGCAATTCAAAGACTCTTTATTGCTTCAACTCAATTTCTTGACTGCCCTGTCATGACTGACTGGGAGTGCCTGGAAAAATCCCCCGTCTTTCCTCCTACGGCAGACTTTAGAATTGAAAAATCAGATGTCACAACTGCGGTTAATGCCGGTTCAGCTTTAGACATGGATGTGTTTTTTACTGAAGGCTGGGATGGATCTCCTCGCGGAATGGTTTCAGAACGCTTCGCTGAAAAAATCAATAAAGACTCGACAAAAAGTTTATCACTGGCGATGTACGGAATCGACGATATCGATGCGAGTATGAGCAATGTGTATCAGGCGATTATTAATCGTTCAAAAACAAAAGCAAAAGTTCGCGCAGTAGTTGATGTTATGGGTTTCGAGCGCGGAGCAACTCCATGGGTCTTTAACTATGTCGATCAACCGCAATTAGAAAGTGAATGGTTATTTGGCCAGTCTGCAAATCCTGAAAATGCAGATGGAATGCACATGACTTTCCAGTATGACGGTACACCCTCTTTCATTCGTGAAATGAATGCTGGTATCACAAATCAGGATCAATCCCGTGTGCGCCTTGAGTGGTCAACAGCAAGGATTATGCATAATAAATTTGCTGTGATGGAAAACTCGAAAGGCCAAAAGTCTGTGTGGACCGGAACGGCCAATATTTCAAAAAATTGTATGGGTGTTGAAGCGAATGCCAACATGTCTGTTTATATTCGTAACGATGCTATCGCAACCGCTTACCTTGACCAGTTCAACTTAATGTTTGACTTCGACAAAACAATTGAAGTTAAGAGCAAACAAGTCAGACCAGCAAGTGCTGAAGAGCCAAGTTTAGTTGGAAGATTTCACCGTGCTAAATACCCGGTGAATAAACGTTACTTCACATTTGATGACGGCACTAAACTGCGCGTGCACTTCGCCCCTACTGATGATGCTGAACATAGATCAATCATCCCGATGTTAATGTCTGCGAGAAAAGGTGATCAGATCAGAATCTCAATGTTTGGTGGAACTGGTTATGAATTAGTGCGAGCTATGCAATACGCTGCTGCCAAAGGGGCCGATGTAAAAATCGCTTTTGATAGACGCTTAGGACACGGGTTAACTTCATGGATTAGAGATTCTGTCTTGAACGTGAACATGGAAAATCCTTATGCAAATAAATTTGAAAACGTAGGCGTGACTCCGGGGAAAATCAGCTACCGTGTAAGCACATGGACTGGAAAAAATCACTATAAGGCCGGAACCCTTACCAGAAGATTAGGTAATGGAAAAATGCTACCTGAACAAATTATTGTTGGATCACAAAACTGGAGCTCTGGTGGAAATGATTTTAACGATGAAAATTTGATTTCAATTCAGAACTTAAATTATGGCGTTAAAGCAGCAGAAATGTTTAACACTGAATTTGATACAAGACTTTGGGTAAACTCGAAAGAAGAAGCTTATAGACCCGCTAAGACTATTTATTAA
- a CDS encoding ABC transporter permease: protein MIELKNITKSFQMGDTLVPVLKNISLKIERGDFVAIMGPSGSGKSTLMNILGMLDIPTTGSYLLNDIEVATLTEDELAIIRRGEIGFIFQQFNLLPRLAAWQNVALPLIYSEGKLDFEKAKNLLEQVNLGDRLYHKTNEVSGGQMQRIAIARSLINSPRIVFADEPTGNLDSKSEKEILAILRKLNDQGITVIIVTHEEEIGKEANRLIRMRDGEIQSDERFVPLRTDLEKVAPKTYGSQFSWKEILEHFNQGTRTLAANKVRSVLSMLGILIGVAAVVAMLALGSGAQKSIEDQLSAMGSNLLVLRAGNVRVGGVVQESGTRIRITMEDAKAIKEQIPGIQDVSPNVTGRGQVTYLNKNWNTSVAGVTPSYARMRTSVPDFGRFFSDDEGQQRALVAVIGRTVARELYGTQNPIGTMIKINKVNFLVIGLLPEKGASGPQDQDDRILIPTQTGMYRLFGKNYVDSIDIQVTRKEDIDGVEESVKEAMLKRYRIPVSSQDDAFQIFNMAELQNAITQSSKTISTLLATIAAISLVVGGIGIMNIMLVSVTERTKEIGLRKAVGAKRNDILMQFLTESVLVSFLGGFMGIVLGWTITFTFSIIIGWNASVSWQSIALAFGFSVMIGIVFGIYPAHKASKLHPIEALRYE from the coding sequence ATGATCGAACTTAAAAATATTACGAAGTCATTTCAAATGGGCGACACTCTTGTCCCCGTTTTAAAAAATATCAGTTTAAAAATTGAGCGTGGTGATTTCGTGGCCATCATGGGCCCGTCAGGTTCTGGAAAATCAACCCTGATGAATATTTTAGGGATGCTTGATATTCCTACAACCGGTTCCTACTTGCTAAATGATATTGAAGTCGCAACACTGACTGAAGATGAACTTGCAATCATCAGACGTGGCGAGATCGGATTTATTTTTCAACAGTTCAATTTACTCCCTCGTCTGGCAGCTTGGCAAAACGTCGCCTTGCCTCTGATATATTCAGAAGGGAAATTAGATTTTGAAAAAGCCAAAAACTTATTAGAACAAGTGAATCTTGGCGACAGGCTTTATCATAAAACAAATGAAGTCTCAGGCGGACAGATGCAAAGGATCGCCATTGCGAGATCTTTGATCAACTCTCCCCGAATTGTTTTTGCCGATGAGCCTACCGGGAATTTAGATTCTAAGAGTGAAAAAGAAATTCTCGCTATTCTAAGAAAACTAAATGATCAAGGTATTACAGTTATTATTGTTACTCACGAAGAAGAAATTGGTAAAGAGGCCAACCGCTTAATCCGCATGCGCGATGGTGAAATTCAATCGGATGAAAGATTTGTTCCTCTTCGTACTGATCTTGAAAAAGTGGCCCCTAAAACTTATGGCAGTCAATTTTCATGGAAAGAAATCCTGGAGCATTTTAACCAAGGAACGAGAACTCTCGCGGCCAATAAAGTGCGCTCTGTTTTATCAATGCTGGGGATTCTTATTGGAGTTGCGGCCGTAGTGGCCATGCTTGCTCTTGGGTCCGGCGCTCAAAAATCAATTGAAGATCAGTTATCGGCCATGGGATCAAACCTGCTCGTCTTACGTGCTGGGAACGTGCGTGTGGGCGGTGTTGTTCAAGAGTCTGGTACACGTATCAGAATTACGATGGAAGATGCTAAGGCCATTAAAGAACAAATCCCAGGTATTCAGGATGTCTCTCCTAACGTTACAGGACGCGGACAAGTCACCTACTTAAATAAAAACTGGAACACTTCTGTCGCAGGAGTCACTCCTAGTTATGCACGCATGAGAACATCTGTTCCCGACTTCGGAAGATTTTTTTCTGATGATGAAGGACAACAGCGTGCTCTAGTCGCAGTCATCGGAAGAACCGTTGCACGTGAACTCTATGGCACACAAAATCCCATCGGAACCATGATTAAAATTAACAAGGTTAACTTCCTTGTAATCGGTCTTCTTCCTGAAAAAGGCGCTTCAGGCCCTCAGGATCAGGATGATAGAATTTTAATTCCCACTCAAACAGGAATGTACAGATTGTTTGGTAAAAACTATGTGGACTCAATTGATATTCAAGTTACAAGAAAAGAAGATATCGATGGCGTAGAAGAAAGTGTGAAAGAGGCCATGCTTAAGCGCTATCGCATTCCAGTTTCTTCGCAAGATGATGCCTTTCAGATTTTCAATATGGCCGAACTTCAAAATGCGATCACACAAAGTAGTAAAACGATTTCTACTTTACTGGCAACCATCGCTGCCATCTCTTTAGTTGTTGGTGGTATCGGGATCATGAACATCATGCTCGTGTCTGTAACTGAAAGAACAAAAGAGATTGGTTTAAGAAAAGCGGTTGGTGCAAAAAGAAATGATATCCTGATGCAGTTTTTAACTGAGTCAGTGCTTGTGAGTTTCCTTGGTGGATTCATGGGAATCGTTTTAGGTTGGACGATTACTTTTACCTTCTCAATTATTATTGGATGGAATGCTTCGGTGTCTTGGCAGTCGATTGCATTGGCGTTTGGATTTTCAGTTATGATTGGGATTGTGTTTGGGATTTATCCGGCACATAAAGCGTCTAAGCTGCATCCGATAGAGGCGCTAAGGTACGAATAA
- a CDS encoding TolC family protein has product MNKKSRLLVLTLTLAAGSAHAEKITFNQAIDLAVKNNLEVQASYEAYKSSQYDKKSSRASFFPKISASLSYDKSNTETVTSGTSLTSDGYTGSLNLSQNLFNGFSDYASLKIADSNIMTSEANLQDTKAQISYDLKNAVANYTYAKDSLVLSKDILKRREDNLSMVQLRFENGRENKGSVLLSKAYLEQAKLDFFRAQNAMNISLTFLRRVLNLPEEAVVEITDVPTVLEKTGAEPDYNVIIENTPAAKRFKATLANASATLESRQSGFYPSWDVNGSIGKTGDEFFPNDQKSWKVGTSLTWSFFDGGKDYYATTSSNLLVKAAEKRLENQNLELKRVLRDSYSTFNESIQAVKVSTAFLEALKVRADISRSKYNNGLTTFDDWDIIENDLITRQKDYTTKIRDRLIAEAAWEQVQGTGVIP; this is encoded by the coding sequence ATGAATAAAAAATCACGCTTGTTAGTCCTTACTCTTACCCTGGCAGCAGGTTCTGCTCACGCCGAAAAAATAACTTTTAATCAAGCTATCGATCTCGCTGTGAAAAATAACCTGGAAGTTCAGGCCTCATATGAAGCTTATAAGTCTTCTCAGTATGACAAAAAAAGTTCGCGAGCGAGTTTCTTCCCAAAAATCTCGGCCAGTTTATCTTACGATAAATCCAACACAGAGACTGTGACCTCAGGAACATCATTAACAAGTGATGGTTATACGGGATCACTCAATTTAAGCCAGAACCTCTTTAATGGATTCTCTGACTATGCCAGCTTAAAAATCGCTGATAGTAATATCATGACGAGCGAAGCCAATCTTCAGGATACAAAAGCTCAAATCAGTTACGACTTAAAAAATGCTGTTGCTAATTACACTTATGCGAAAGACTCGTTAGTTCTTTCAAAAGATATTCTCAAAAGAAGAGAAGACAACTTAAGCATGGTTCAACTTCGTTTTGAAAACGGAAGAGAAAATAAAGGTTCAGTGCTTTTATCGAAAGCTTACTTAGAGCAAGCAAAATTAGATTTTTTCAGAGCACAGAATGCGATGAATATCAGTTTAACTTTTTTAAGAAGAGTTTTAAATCTTCCAGAAGAAGCAGTGGTTGAAATTACTGACGTCCCTACTGTGCTGGAAAAAACAGGTGCTGAGCCTGACTACAATGTCATTATCGAAAACACTCCTGCTGCAAAACGATTTAAGGCCACACTTGCCAATGCCAGTGCCACACTTGAGTCACGCCAGTCTGGTTTTTATCCCTCATGGGATGTAAACGGATCCATTGGTAAAACGGGAGATGAATTTTTTCCTAACGATCAAAAAAGCTGGAAAGTGGGAACATCACTTACCTGGTCATTCTTTGATGGTGGAAAAGATTATTACGCGACAACAAGTTCAAACCTTTTAGTAAAGGCCGCTGAAAAAAGATTAGAAAACCAAAACCTGGAACTAAAAAGGGTTTTAAGAGACAGCTACTCTACTTTTAATGAGTCCATCCAGGCGGTAAAAGTCAGTACTGCTTTTTTAGAAGCACTAAAGGTCCGTGCAGATATCTCGCGTAGTAAATACAATAATGGTCTTACGACATTTGATGACTGGGACATTATTGAAAACGATTTGATCACTCGCCAAAAAGATTACACAACAAAAATTAGAGACCGCCTGATTGCCGAAGCGGCCTGGGAACAGGTTCAAGGTACTGGAGTTATCCCATGA
- a CDS encoding fibronectin type III domain-containing protein — protein sequence MKKRTLQFLFLNLWALSLIGCVGTIKDADPISTKAASVQDKSVTDFAGIFNAVAISNNRVEVIFPVAEGDPDQIAYVIRYDGQQIPTYVYGSALKPDYRGLLKYTITGLQSDTPYSFSVQARNVKTNIESSNNLSKSTKTFSNVTAIFNGISIVRNLSGADGLNGIEVIWPEAEIRGGVVSKDEVDPIEYQVTVIDSNFLNPGDINNTAFGEPNRKVYSIQGNKRSATINGLKAGTKYFVQVRAVHYGYSLPVNSSNINYKKEENTNYLEISTYSENLSNLNFENDSLLTYYPPGIGGLYSIQLGWLPPQGNFDHYRVYYNTGNAVTLSNFLNTSILDYSCSGEETADSNVSCQYVDSNLSNFLLTGLQTNTKYNLSLAVCLTRGCEAGKRVFSNVKSHTTTPPVASFRGIASIDSAKELTKLDRLFLNFESPDLTSGNLSGLIVEYYGIDITNPSPMSLNDSDVINTTLLDVQPFDYRLDTTIEVSGIDPSSSTPYCFLIVPYTYNNDGSKTLHRDGLIPQCKIPEIKGPSAIEFPGIDNFQCNFSSKEIIVNWSRPNVGIFNSFELYYVTNASSFNFGEAFDWENNAYNRILLDSSKTTHTLTNLQPGKSYRLGIISYYDSINGPIRSEINPNTIECSL from the coding sequence ATGAAGAAAAGAACATTGCAATTTTTATTTCTAAATTTGTGGGCACTCTCGCTCATCGGTTGTGTTGGTACAATTAAAGACGCTGATCCAATTAGCACCAAGGCCGCATCAGTTCAGGATAAGTCAGTTACTGACTTTGCTGGAATTTTCAATGCTGTTGCCATTTCAAATAATCGTGTTGAAGTTATTTTTCCTGTTGCTGAAGGTGACCCGGATCAAATCGCTTATGTTATCAGGTACGATGGTCAACAAATTCCTACTTATGTTTATGGTTCTGCTTTAAAGCCAGACTATAGAGGCCTTTTAAAATATACGATCACTGGTCTTCAATCAGATACTCCCTACTCGTTCAGCGTTCAGGCCCGTAACGTAAAGACCAACATCGAAAGCTCTAACAACCTTTCGAAGTCCACTAAAACATTCAGTAACGTGACTGCCATCTTTAACGGTATTTCTATTGTAAGAAACTTATCAGGTGCAGATGGATTAAACGGGATTGAAGTTATCTGGCCGGAAGCTGAGATTCGTGGTGGTGTTGTTAGTAAAGATGAAGTGGATCCGATTGAATATCAAGTCACTGTTATTGACTCTAACTTTTTAAACCCAGGTGACATCAATAATACTGCTTTCGGGGAGCCTAATAGAAAAGTTTACAGTATCCAGGGTAATAAGCGTTCTGCGACTATAAACGGCCTGAAAGCGGGAACGAAATACTTTGTACAGGTTCGCGCTGTTCATTACGGTTACTCTCTTCCAGTAAACTCTTCAAATATTAATTACAAAAAAGAAGAAAATACAAACTATCTTGAGATCTCTACTTATAGTGAAAACTTAAGTAATTTAAATTTTGAAAATGATTCATTATTAACTTACTACCCTCCTGGTATCGGTGGACTTTATTCTATTCAATTAGGATGGCTACCACCTCAAGGGAATTTTGATCATTATAGAGTTTATTACAACACTGGTAATGCCGTCACTTTAAGCAATTTTCTTAATACATCAATCTTAGACTATAGCTGCAGTGGAGAAGAAACAGCGGATAGTAATGTCAGCTGTCAGTATGTTGATTCAAACCTTAGTAATTTTTTATTAACAGGTTTGCAGACCAATACTAAATATAATCTTTCACTTGCGGTTTGTCTTACGAGAGGGTGTGAAGCGGGAAAAAGAGTTTTCTCTAATGTTAAATCACACACGACAACTCCACCTGTAGCAAGCTTCAGAGGGATTGCTTCAATTGATAGCGCCAAAGAACTTACTAAGCTTGATCGACTTTTCTTGAACTTTGAATCTCCTGATTTAACGTCAGGAAATTTATCCGGCCTGATTGTTGAGTATTATGGAATTGATATTACCAATCCATCGCCAATGAGCTTGAATGACTCCGACGTTATCAATACAACTCTTCTTGATGTTCAGCCATTTGATTATCGCCTTGATACAACAATCGAAGTAAGTGGGATTGATCCGAGTTCTTCTACTCCTTATTGCTTTTTAATTGTGCCTTACACATACAACAATGATGGAAGTAAAACACTGCATAGAGATGGTCTAATTCCTCAGTGTAAAATTCCTGAAATAAAAGGTCCCTCGGCAATCGAATTTCCAGGTATTGATAATTTTCAATGTAATTTCTCAAGCAAAGAAATTATCGTCAACTGGTCTAGGCCTAATGTCGGTATATTTAACAGCTTTGAGCTTTATTATGTAACAAATGCCAGTTCATTTAATTTTGGTGAAGCTTTTGACTGGGAAAACAACGCTTATAATAGAATTTTACTCGACTCTTCTAAAACAACTCATACCCTGACGAATCTTCAGCCGGGTAAGAGCTACCGTTTAGGTATTATCAGTTATTACGATTCTATCAACGGGCCAATTAGAAGTGAAATCAACCCAAACACAATTGAATGTAGTTTATAG
- a CDS encoding TIGR02147 family protein: MRNSFDYREILHNEIQTRKLRNSSYNISSFAKLIGLTPSRLSEILRGKVGLSVAKAAKICETLKFAESETSLFLDLVCSEHARNPKEKEEALGRLELHKFFVQYNDDQFNFIADWYHHAIIELISLDKTKTNTQISRSLGIDLKTTNEAIARLLNMNIIKEEKKGFSLSTTNRKTSTDIPSEAIRKLNKQMLNKATKAIDEQEIDNRDFSIIFLSFNKSQLKLAKERIKNFRRDFMKEFESSNGRDSVYSMGVQFFELTTSLEKK, translated from the coding sequence ATGAGAAATTCATTTGATTATAGAGAAATTTTACATAATGAAATTCAAACTAGAAAGCTTAGAAACTCTAGCTACAACATAAGCTCTTTTGCCAAACTTATTGGCCTGACACCTTCAAGACTCTCAGAAATTCTCAGAGGGAAAGTCGGTCTGTCAGTAGCAAAAGCTGCAAAAATTTGTGAAACACTAAAATTTGCTGAAAGTGAAACTTCTCTCTTTTTAGATCTCGTATGTTCTGAACATGCCAGGAACCCTAAAGAAAAAGAAGAAGCACTTGGACGACTTGAACTTCACAAATTCTTTGTTCAATACAACGATGATCAATTCAATTTCATTGCAGACTGGTACCACCACGCCATTATCGAACTGATCAGCCTTGATAAGACCAAGACCAATACCCAGATCAGTAGAAGCTTAGGTATTGACCTTAAAACAACAAATGAGGCCATCGCTCGTTTGTTAAACATGAATATCATAAAAGAAGAAAAAAAAGGCTTTAGTCTATCAACAACAAACAGAAAAACATCAACTGACATACCTTCTGAGGCAATAAGAAAACTCAATAAACAAATGTTGAATAAAGCGACAAAAGCTATAGATGAGCAGGAAATCGACAACCGAGATTTTTCAATTATCTTTTTATCGTTTAATAAATCTCAACTAAAACTAGCTAAAGAAAGAATTAAAAATTTCAGAAGAGATTTCATGAAAGAATTTGAATCTTCGAATGGTAGAGATTCTGTTTACAGTATGGGTGTACAATTTTTTGAATTAACGACTTCACTTGAAAAAAAATAA